The following proteins are encoded in a genomic region of Maribacter hydrothermalis:
- a CDS encoding TetR/AcrR family transcriptional regulator: protein MKEKIRDTASQLFLERGFKSITMDDIANEIGMSKKTIYSEYSNKTSLVEDCVMNKFCDLSDGIDLIIAMEKNAIEELYEIKKYVMSHLNDEKSSPQYQLMKYYPKIHKNLKIMQFDKMHNCILLNVERGLAQGLFRNNIEPEFVARIYFTGMNSIKDQSIFPINRFPISRLMDAFLEYHLRGIVTPKGKTILNNIINSNQE, encoded by the coding sequence ATGAAAGAAAAAATTAGGGATACGGCTTCACAGCTTTTCTTAGAACGTGGTTTTAAGAGTATTACCATGGACGATATAGCCAATGAAATTGGTATGTCTAAAAAAACCATTTATAGCGAGTACAGTAACAAGACTTCGTTAGTGGAAGATTGCGTGATGAATAAATTCTGCGATTTAAGTGATGGTATAGACTTAATTATAGCGATGGAGAAAAACGCAATCGAAGAATTATATGAGATTAAAAAATATGTGATGTCTCATTTAAATGACGAAAAAAGTTCACCGCAGTATCAATTAATGAAATATTACCCAAAAATCCATAAAAATCTCAAAATCATGCAATTCGATAAAATGCATAACTGTATTCTATTGAATGTAGAACGTGGACTAGCACAAGGGTTGTTTAGAAATAATATTGAACCCGAATTTGTTGCGCGAATATATTTCACTGGTATGAATAGTATAAAAGACCAGAGCATATTCCCCATAAACCGTTTTCCTATATCCAGATTAATGGACGCGTTTTTAGAATATCACCTAAGAGGAATTGTAACACCCAAAGGAAAGACCATATTAAATAACATCATCAATTCAAATCAAGAATAA
- a CDS encoding TolC family protein — MRIQLLILITILSINLGYSQEQSYSFTLQEAIQFALENNYSVINAKRDISDAQNQKWETIAGGLPQINGAISYQNQLKQPVSLLPAELAGGEPGTFIPVVFSQPQSATATATLTQQIFDGSYIVGVQATKAFLSYSANNKEKTDLDVRKQVVEAYGNVLLAEESVAILEKNKTTLEKNVYETAKLFENGLGEEESVDQLQITLSTIENQLANAIRLKEITLQMLNLSMGLDLNAPTQLQERLEDLTVSKMDLNILSADFNINDNVDYKLAENLNEQRYFEWKLAKSRALPTLNAFVNYGSSAYSSNFDFFDGDQQWFDSSIMGFDLNIPIFSSLKRSASTQRAKIALEKAKTQLTEAEQQIRLQVENAKNNYTLAIANYETAKQNLTLSERIENKNQIKYTEGLATSFELRQAQTQLYTTQQEFLQSMVEVINKKTELEIILNTKA, encoded by the coding sequence ATGCGAATTCAATTACTAATTTTAATAACTATTTTAAGTATAAACTTAGGATATTCACAGGAGCAATCCTATTCTTTTACCCTCCAAGAAGCCATCCAATTTGCACTGGAAAACAACTATTCGGTTATTAATGCAAAAAGAGATATTAGCGATGCACAAAATCAAAAATGGGAAACTATAGCAGGTGGACTACCACAAATAAACGGAGCTATTAGCTACCAAAATCAATTAAAACAACCAGTTTCTCTATTGCCTGCTGAATTGGCTGGCGGAGAACCAGGTACCTTTATACCGGTTGTTTTTTCGCAACCTCAATCCGCCACGGCAACTGCCACATTAACCCAACAAATTTTTGATGGATCGTATATTGTAGGTGTACAGGCAACGAAAGCTTTTCTAAGTTATAGCGCAAATAACAAGGAAAAAACAGATTTAGATGTGCGAAAACAAGTGGTTGAAGCTTATGGCAATGTTCTTTTGGCCGAAGAAAGCGTTGCTATTTTAGAAAAAAACAAGACTACTTTAGAGAAAAATGTATACGAAACGGCTAAGTTATTCGAAAACGGATTAGGAGAAGAAGAAAGTGTAGATCAACTACAAATTACATTATCAACAATAGAAAACCAGCTTGCTAATGCCATAAGGCTTAAAGAAATTACCTTGCAAATGTTAAACCTTAGCATGGGTTTAGACTTAAATGCGCCTACACAATTACAGGAAAGACTAGAAGATTTAACGGTATCTAAAATGGATTTAAATATTCTTAGTGCCGACTTCAACATTAATGATAACGTTGATTATAAACTAGCTGAAAATTTAAATGAACAACGCTACTTTGAGTGGAAACTAGCCAAAAGTCGAGCATTACCAACTTTAAATGCTTTTGTAAACTACGGTAGTTCCGCATATTCAAGCAATTTCGACTTTTTTGACGGCGACCAACAATGGTTCGATTCCTCTATAATGGGCTTTGATTTAAACATTCCCATCTTTAGTTCGCTTAAACGAAGTGCAAGTACACAGCGTGCTAAAATTGCTTTAGAAAAGGCGAAAACACAATTAACTGAAGCAGAACAACAAATAAGATTACAGGTAGAAAATGCCAAGAACAACTATACGTTAGCAATTGCAAACTACGAAACTGCCAAACAGAACCTTACACTGTCTGAACGTATTGAAAACAAAAATCAAATTAAATACACAGAAGGACTTGCAACAAGTTTTGAGTTAAGACAAGCACAAACACAGTTATATACTACACAACAAGAATTTTTACAATCTATGGTAGAAGTCATCAATAAAAAAACCGAATTGGAAATCATTTTAAATACAAAAGCCTAA
- a CDS encoding efflux RND transporter periplasmic adaptor subunit: MKKILVLLIVTISLFSCGGDQSVSEIIQKGNLEEIRAKKNEVTAQQNVIDAQIKSLDSMISILGNEEKLPLVNTLTVNKEVFNHYLELQGDVSTKQNVLIYPEMAGTLQKVYVKEGDKVAKGQLLATIDDGGMSNQLSQLKSQAALAKTTFERQERLWNQNIGSEIQYLQAKTNYEAAENMVSQTQSQLGKSSIRAPFSGIIDNVIKDQGTVVAPGPGSEVFRIVNLSDMYIAVEVPETYLGSVVKGKEALIYFPVLGDSVMAQVRETGNFINPSNRSFEIEIPVSNKEGKIKPNLTAKVNINDYTSEHAILIPTSIISENAEGEQYVFVAEEPNPEGEALVKRTIITTGKTQGAKIEVLTGLADGNHLIKEGARSVKDGQKVKIKK; this comes from the coding sequence ATGAAAAAAATACTTGTTTTATTAATTGTAACCATCAGCTTATTTTCATGTGGTGGAGATCAGTCCGTAAGCGAAATTATACAAAAAGGGAACTTAGAAGAAATTAGAGCAAAAAAGAACGAAGTTACAGCTCAACAAAATGTAATTGATGCGCAGATAAAGTCACTAGACTCTATGATATCCATATTAGGTAATGAAGAAAAATTACCCCTTGTAAACACATTAACTGTAAATAAAGAAGTTTTCAACCATTACTTAGAATTACAGGGAGATGTGTCTACCAAACAAAACGTTTTAATATACCCAGAAATGGCAGGTACGCTTCAAAAAGTGTATGTGAAAGAAGGCGACAAGGTAGCTAAAGGGCAACTACTTGCCACTATAGACGATGGTGGCATGTCCAATCAACTAAGTCAATTAAAATCTCAAGCTGCTTTGGCAAAAACAACATTTGAGCGTCAAGAACGCTTATGGAATCAGAACATAGGCTCCGAAATTCAGTACTTACAAGCGAAAACAAATTATGAAGCTGCAGAAAATATGGTGTCGCAAACGCAAAGCCAACTAGGTAAATCGTCTATTAGAGCACCTTTCTCCGGTATTATAGATAATGTTATAAAGGATCAAGGAACTGTTGTTGCTCCGGGTCCAGGTTCAGAAGTATTTCGTATTGTGAATTTATCTGACATGTACATAGCAGTAGAAGTGCCAGAAACATACTTAGGAAGTGTTGTTAAAGGTAAAGAAGCTTTAATTTATTTTCCTGTTTTGGGAGATAGTGTAATGGCACAAGTTAGGGAAACAGGTAATTTCATTAATCCATCAAATAGGTCTTTTGAAATAGAGATTCCTGTAAGTAATAAAGAAGGTAAAATAAAACCTAACCTTACTGCTAAAGTAAATATTAACGATTATACCAGTGAACATGCAATTCTTATACCTACCAGTATAATATCTGAAAATGCCGAAGGTGAACAATATGTTTTTGTAGCTGAAGAGCCAAATCCTGAAGGAGAGGCATTAGTTAAAAGAACGATTATTACAACGGGTAAAACACAAGGTGCAAAAATTGAAGTGCTAACTGGTTTAGCTGACGGCAACCATCTTATTAAAGAAGGTGCTAGAAGTGTAAAAGACGGTCAAAAAGTAAAAATCAAAAAATAG
- a CDS encoding phosphatase PAP2 family protein has protein sequence MTSSLIKTLIKISTIVLLLLIVACSTTEQPKMSDKEVALEWANMTLFITRYTPSNSPTFASRAFGYMGLTMYESIVPGFSEYKSMNGQLKGLDMLPIVDDSKEYNWVLALNAGQSEILKNIYVQTSEENIQKIDSLEQAIFNLYQVNLDKETIDRSVAYGQSVANIIFNWSKTDGGHRGYLKNFDKAMVHPDRPGAWKPPLFAQSFSHHPLHPHWGENRTFASTNKGLEDPTMIPYDTTVGSPYYKQFENVYLKDLELTQLEKEAAIWWGDDPDVSFTPPGHSYYFATLALKGHDSNLIECAAVYAQVGMAVADAFINCWKWKYQFFTERPNTFIPKYIDEEWESFWPDPPFPSFPSGHAIQAAAAATVLEHNFGKDFTFTDRAHEGRARDELKETDFVIRSFDTFWQAAQETADSRFYGGIHTQLDNEVGLEKGVEIAKNIYALEWKNTHEK, from the coding sequence ATGACTAGTTCCTTAATTAAAACACTTATAAAAATTTCTACCATAGTACTTCTCTTGCTTATTGTAGCATGTTCTACAACCGAGCAGCCAAAAATGAGTGATAAAGAAGTGGCTTTAGAATGGGCGAATATGACCTTGTTTATTACTAGATACACACCCTCTAACTCTCCCACTTTTGCATCTAGGGCATTTGGGTATATGGGTCTCACCATGTATGAATCTATAGTGCCCGGTTTTTCTGAGTATAAATCAATGAACGGGCAATTAAAAGGTTTAGATATGCTTCCTATTGTAGATGATTCAAAAGAATATAACTGGGTATTGGCATTAAATGCAGGGCAATCAGAAATTTTAAAGAATATATACGTTCAAACATCCGAAGAAAACATTCAAAAAATAGATTCTCTTGAACAGGCCATTTTTAATCTATATCAAGTTAATTTAGATAAAGAGACTATAGACCGTTCGGTTGCATATGGACAATCTGTTGCAAATATCATTTTTAACTGGTCTAAAACCGATGGCGGTCATAGAGGATATTTGAAAAATTTCGACAAAGCCATGGTTCATCCAGACCGACCTGGCGCTTGGAAACCTCCATTATTTGCCCAATCTTTTAGCCACCACCCATTACACCCACATTGGGGAGAAAATAGAACCTTTGCCTCAACGAACAAAGGTCTTGAAGACCCAACTATGATACCTTATGACACTACTGTTGGCTCTCCATATTACAAGCAATTCGAAAATGTATATTTAAAAGATCTAGAACTTACCCAACTAGAAAAAGAGGCTGCTATATGGTGGGGAGACGACCCAGATGTAAGTTTTACTCCCCCTGGTCATTCTTATTACTTTGCAACTTTGGCGTTAAAAGGTCATGATTCAAATTTAATTGAATGCGCAGCGGTCTACGCGCAAGTAGGTATGGCTGTTGCCGATGCATTTATTAATTGTTGGAAATGGAAATATCAATTTTTCACCGAACGCCCAAATACCTTTATACCAAAATATATAGATGAGGAATGGGAATCATTTTGGCCTGATCCACCTTTCCCGTCATTTCCATCAGGGCATGCTATACAAGCGGCAGCGGCAGCAACTGTACTAGAGCATAACTTCGGAAAAGATTTTACTTTTACAGATAGAGCCCATGAAGGCAGAGCACGTGACGAATTAAAAGAAACCGATTTTGTAATTAGGTCTTTTGACACCTTTTGGCAAGCAGCACAAGAAACGGCAGATTCAAGATTTTATGGCGGAATACATACTCAATTAGATAATGAAGTAGGGTTAGAAAAAGGAGTAGAAATAGCCAAGAATATTTATGCCTTAGAATGGAAAAACACTCATGAAAAATAA
- a CDS encoding CRTAC1 family protein, with the protein MKNNSKSLIPFFSTLLFFYGWISHAQKTFTDVSEAAGIDHQYEVYEGTFGGGVTVFDFNNDGFEDLYITGGIKSDQLYLNNGNGTFKDIFKGSGLEITNNYVTQGVVSADINKDGYRDLFITTITTTDGKSVIPRAKNLLFLNNGDATFNDVTKEYGLEDLNSFSTGPSFGDFNADGYPDLFVGNYFQEFTGKLGIIKDATIVSANQTAKSYLLENKEGKNFENVYDEYGLGHKGFGFGGVFTDYDNDHDQDLLVNQDFGYKAVPNFLYRNEYPDDHFEDASKESGMGLKINAMGAAVGDYNGDGWMDYYITNIKFNMLMENQGNRKPFVDKAKELGTYNLAISWGANFADFDHDEDLDLFVCNGDLNPNCTPMGNFYFESNDNTFTEKGRELAINDYGIGRGSVIFDMDNDGDMDLLVVNQKPILNYPIVSTTRLFRNDIANGNWLKVALKGVKSESNGIGSRVTIVTNGKKNIREIDGGGSSHLSQNSVIAHFGLGDNTAIDSVIVNWTGGNTQFLTNVKVNQQLEIIEINQPKKEISKIWYILGILTLIVLIYFLIKKKI; encoded by the coding sequence ATGAAAAATAACTCAAAGTCTTTAATACCATTTTTTAGTACACTACTTTTTTTCTATGGATGGATAAGTCATGCGCAAAAAACTTTTACAGATGTCTCAGAAGCTGCTGGTATTGACCACCAATATGAAGTGTACGAAGGAACATTTGGCGGTGGTGTTACAGTTTTTGATTTTAACAATGATGGTTTCGAAGATCTTTATATAACCGGGGGAATAAAATCTGATCAACTGTACCTAAACAATGGCAATGGCACCTTTAAGGATATATTTAAAGGCTCTGGGCTAGAAATAACTAATAATTATGTTACCCAAGGTGTCGTAAGTGCTGATATTAATAAAGATGGATATAGAGATTTATTCATCACCACCATTACAACTACCGACGGTAAAAGCGTAATACCTCGAGCTAAAAATTTACTCTTCTTAAATAATGGAGATGCCACTTTCAACGATGTCACAAAAGAATACGGTTTGGAGGACTTAAACTCATTCAGTACAGGTCCAAGTTTTGGTGATTTTAATGCAGATGGTTATCCCGATTTGTTTGTTGGTAATTATTTTCAAGAGTTTACGGGCAAACTAGGAATTATAAAAGATGCAACTATTGTTAGCGCCAACCAAACTGCTAAAAGTTATTTACTAGAAAATAAAGAAGGTAAAAATTTTGAAAACGTATATGACGAATATGGTTTAGGACATAAAGGATTTGGTTTTGGTGGTGTATTTACAGATTATGACAATGATCATGACCAAGATTTATTGGTAAATCAGGATTTTGGGTATAAAGCCGTTCCTAATTTTCTATACCGAAACGAATATCCTGACGACCATTTTGAAGATGCAAGTAAAGAATCTGGAATGGGCCTAAAAATAAACGCCATGGGCGCTGCAGTTGGTGATTATAACGGTGACGGATGGATGGATTATTATATTACCAACATAAAGTTCAATATGCTTATGGAAAACCAAGGCAACAGGAAACCATTTGTTGATAAAGCCAAAGAATTGGGAACCTACAATTTAGCCATAAGCTGGGGAGCTAATTTTGCTGATTTTGACCATGATGAGGATTTAGATTTGTTTGTATGTAATGGAGATTTGAATCCGAATTGCACACCTATGGGTAATTTCTATTTTGAAAGTAACGACAACACCTTTACTGAAAAGGGAAGAGAATTAGCCATTAATGATTACGGGATTGGTAGAGGTTCTGTAATTTTTGACATGGACAATGATGGCGATATGGACCTTTTAGTAGTAAACCAAAAGCCAATTTTAAATTACCCAATAGTTTCAACAACGCGACTTTTTAGAAATGATATTGCAAATGGTAATTGGTTAAAAGTAGCTTTAAAAGGAGTAAAATCAGAATCTAATGGGATTGGGTCTCGTGTTACTATAGTTACCAACGGAAAAAAAAATATAAGAGAAATTGATGGTGGTGGATCCAGCCACTTATCACAAAATTCGGTAATAGCACACTTTGGTTTGGGAGATAATACTGCTATTGATTCCGTAATTGTAAACTGGACAGGCGGAAACACTCAATTTCTTACTAATGTAAAAGTCAATCAACAGTTAGAAATTATTGAAATCAATCAACCTAAAAAAGAAATATCTAAAATCTGGTACATTCTAGGCATATTAACTCTTATTGTACTTATCTATTTTCTAATAAAAAAGAAAATATAA
- a CDS encoding RNA polymerase sigma factor, giving the protein MASNQKNNNNLNNFFEEEYGSLKRYIQSKIKQTSESDAEDIIQDVALRIFSRPLDALPINNIGVFVYSAVKNKITDVLRTKKKRVEDQEQLEQLWTEFTSIFYDETSNEYPEQIQEKLKVAISTLKPVYRDIIIAVDFENYTYKEIAQETGIPQGTLMSRRHRALSILFKNIELQHIKKHTYEI; this is encoded by the coding sequence GTGGCATCCAACCAAAAAAATAACAACAACCTAAACAATTTCTTTGAAGAAGAATATGGCTCGCTAAAACGCTATATTCAATCTAAGATTAAACAAACATCAGAAAGTGACGCCGAAGATATTATTCAAGACGTTGCCCTACGTATTTTTTCAAGACCACTAGATGCCTTACCAATTAATAACATAGGAGTTTTTGTATATAGTGCTGTAAAAAATAAGATTACAGATGTATTACGCACCAAGAAAAAACGTGTTGAAGACCAAGAACAATTAGAACAACTCTGGACAGAATTCACAAGCATATTTTATGATGAAACATCAAACGAGTATCCCGAGCAAATACAAGAAAAACTAAAAGTGGCAATTTCCACTTTAAAACCGGTTTACAGAGATATTATAATAGCGGTAGATTTTGAGAATTACACCTACAAAGAAATTGCCCAAGAAACAGGTATTCCACAAGGCACTTTAATGTCTAGACGACATAGAGCATTATCCATATTATTTAAAAACATAGAACTACAACACATTAAAAAACATACTTATGAAATCTAA